Proteins found in one Candidatus Methylomirabilota bacterium genomic segment:
- the mlaD gene encoding outer membrane lipid asymmetry maintenance protein MlaD: protein MRRSALDVAVGVFLLIGILALGWLSVRLGRVDLFSSPGYVVFADFPSVGGLKAGSSVEIAGVEIGRVDRITLSDYQARVEMVIRGDVKLQEDTIASIKTRGLIGEKFIKINPGGSEKLIKPNGKITEVEPPVDIEELISKYVFGKV from the coding sequence ATGAGGCGTTCGGCGCTCGACGTGGCGGTCGGAGTGTTCCTGCTGATCGGCATTCTCGCGCTCGGCTGGCTGTCCGTCCGGCTGGGCCGCGTCGACCTCTTCAGCAGCCCGGGCTATGTCGTCTTCGCCGACTTCCCCTCGGTGGGCGGGCTCAAGGCCGGCTCCTCGGTGGAGATCGCGGGGGTCGAGATCGGCCGCGTGGACCGGATCACGCTGTCCGACTACCAGGCGCGCGTCGAGATGGTCATCAGGGGCGACGTGAAGCTTCAAGAGGACACCATCGCGTCCATCAAGACGCGGGGCCTCATCGGCGAGAAGTTCATCAAGATCAATCCCGGCGGATCCGAGAAGCTAATCAAGCCGAACGGCAAGATCACCGAGGTGGAGCCGCCGGTCGACATCGAGGAGCTCATCTCGAAGTACGTGTTCGGGAAAGTCTAA